The Ovis canadensis isolate MfBH-ARS-UI-01 breed Bighorn chromosome 18, ARS-UI_OviCan_v2, whole genome shotgun sequence genome has a segment encoding these proteins:
- the WDR20 gene encoding WD repeat-containing protein 20 isoform X8: MATEGGGKEMNEIKTQFTTREGLYKLLPHSEYSRPNRVPFNSQGSNPVRVSFVNLNDQSGNGDRLCFNVGRELYFYIYKGVRKMASSWRV, from the coding sequence ATGGCgacggagggaggagggaaggagatgaACGAGATTAAGACCCAATTCACCACCCGGGAAGGTCTGTACAAGCTGCTGCCGCACTCGGAGTACAGCCGGCCCAACCGGGTGCCCTTCAACTCGCAGGGCTCTAACCCTGTCCGCGTCTCCTTCGTAAACCTCAACGACCAGTCTGGCAACGGCGACCGCCTCTGCTTCAATGTGGGCCGGGAGCTCTACTTCTATATCTACAAGGGGGTCCGCAAG